The following proteins come from a genomic window of Sphaerisporangium rubeum:
- a CDS encoding GH1 family beta-glucosidase — MTTQQTQPQIDAPAVVFPADFVWGAATSAYQIEGSTGADGRGTSIWDTFIKQPGRVLNGDDASVAIDHYNRYREDVKVMADLGLTAYRFSLSWPRIMPDGAGEVNQAGLDFYRRLTDELLEHGIDPWVTLYHWDLPQALEDLGGWPSRDTSKRFADFTACVHQALGDRVRNWSTVNEPWCAAFLGYASGEHAPGRRDPQAAVRAAHHLNLAHGLAVQALRAQGAGAQIGGSVNLYAITPAEDTPEDLDAARRIDGLQNRFFLDALLKGSYPEDVLEDLSKVAEIDFIQDGDMEIISTPFDTLMINYYSRFTVSGKPGGPASAAAAPTGAGSPWPGSEDVSFVNGGRPVTSMGWEIDDLGLLEVLERLHREYPAIPLVISENGAAFEDVVEEDGQVNDLERLAYIDAHLRTCHTAIEEGIPLKGYFAWSLMDNFEWAWGYGKRFGIVYVDYPTQRRTPKASAAWYADTIRRGGLRAPAE; from the coding sequence GTGACCACGCAGCAGACTCAACCCCAGATCGACGCTCCCGCCGTGGTCTTCCCGGCCGATTTCGTCTGGGGCGCCGCCACTTCGGCGTACCAGATCGAGGGATCGACCGGTGCGGACGGGCGCGGCACCTCCATCTGGGACACGTTCATCAAGCAACCCGGCCGCGTGCTCAACGGCGACGACGCGAGCGTCGCCATCGACCACTACAACCGGTACCGCGAGGACGTGAAGGTCATGGCCGACCTCGGCCTGACCGCCTACCGGTTCTCGCTCTCCTGGCCGCGCATCATGCCGGACGGCGCCGGCGAGGTGAACCAGGCAGGGCTCGACTTCTACCGCCGCCTGACCGACGAGCTGCTCGAGCACGGCATCGACCCCTGGGTGACCCTTTACCATTGGGATCTGCCGCAGGCGCTCGAGGACCTCGGCGGCTGGCCGTCGCGCGACACGTCGAAGCGCTTCGCCGACTTCACAGCCTGCGTTCACCAGGCTCTCGGGGACCGCGTGCGCAACTGGAGCACCGTCAACGAGCCGTGGTGCGCCGCGTTCCTCGGCTACGCCTCCGGTGAGCACGCTCCGGGCCGCCGCGACCCGCAGGCCGCCGTACGCGCCGCGCACCACCTCAACCTCGCGCACGGCCTCGCCGTGCAGGCTCTGCGCGCCCAGGGGGCTGGCGCGCAGATCGGCGGCTCGGTGAACCTGTACGCCATCACCCCGGCGGAGGACACCCCGGAGGACCTGGACGCCGCCCGGCGCATCGACGGGCTGCAGAACCGCTTCTTCCTCGACGCGCTGCTGAAGGGTTCCTACCCTGAGGACGTGCTGGAGGACCTGAGCAAGGTCGCCGAGATCGACTTCATCCAGGACGGCGACATGGAGATCATCTCCACGCCGTTCGACACTCTGATGATCAACTACTACAGCCGGTTCACCGTCTCCGGCAAGCCCGGCGGTCCCGCCTCGGCCGCCGCCGCGCCGACCGGCGCCGGCTCGCCGTGGCCCGGCAGCGAGGACGTGTCGTTCGTCAACGGCGGACGGCCGGTCACCTCGATGGGCTGGGAGATCGACGACCTCGGTCTGCTGGAGGTCCTGGAGCGCCTCCACCGCGAGTACCCGGCGATCCCGCTGGTCATCTCGGAGAACGGCGCCGCGTTCGAGGACGTCGTCGAGGAGGACGGTCAGGTCAACGATCTGGAGCGCCTGGCCTACATCGACGCGCACCTGCGCACGTGTCACACCGCCATTGAGGAGGGAATCCCTCTCAAGGGATACTTCGCTTGGTCGTTGATGGACAACTTCGAGTGGGCATGGGGGTACGGCAAGCGGTTCGGCATCGTCTACGTCGATTACCCCACCCAGCGGAGAACCCCCAAGGCCAGCGCGGCGTGGTACGCCGACACGATCCGCCGGGGCGGTCTGCGCGCTCCGGCAGAATAG
- a CDS encoding carbohydrate ABC transporter permease, which produces MSVNLSPQRADPAPVRPRPGRHQQPSRRFWSQLDIKATPYFLISPYFILFAIFGLFPLVFTFWVSLHDYELAGGDAEFTGFANYASLLTDSAFWNAVINTVGIFILATVPQLVLALMLANALNKKLRGRLFFRLGVLIPLVTSVVAVAIVFTQLYGRDFGMINWILGWFGVENINWQNAKWSSWIAIASMVDWRWTGYNAIIYLAGMQTIPRDLYEAASIDGASPRRQFWSITLPMIRPTIIFTVFISTIGGLTLFAEPVMFGSNRMEGGSTGQFQTIAMYIVKEGFRDFDYGYAAAAAWLLFVLILIGVAINYTFVRRIGGTK; this is translated from the coding sequence ATGAGCGTCAACCTCTCTCCGCAGCGGGCGGATCCGGCGCCGGTGCGGCCACGGCCAGGCCGGCACCAGCAGCCCTCACGCCGCTTCTGGTCGCAGCTCGACATCAAGGCGACCCCGTACTTCCTGATCTCGCCGTACTTCATCCTCTTCGCGATCTTCGGGCTCTTCCCGCTCGTCTTCACGTTCTGGGTGTCGCTCCACGACTACGAGCTGGCCGGCGGCGACGCCGAGTTCACCGGCTTCGCCAACTACGCCAGCCTGCTGACCGACAGCGCGTTCTGGAACGCGGTGATCAACACCGTCGGCATCTTCATCCTCGCCACGGTGCCGCAGCTGGTCCTCGCGCTGATGCTCGCCAACGCGCTGAACAAGAAGCTGCGCGGCCGGCTGTTCTTCCGCCTCGGTGTGCTGATCCCCCTGGTCACCTCGGTGGTCGCGGTGGCCATCGTGTTCACCCAGTTGTACGGCCGCGACTTCGGCATGATCAACTGGATTCTCGGCTGGTTCGGCGTCGAGAACATCAACTGGCAGAACGCCAAGTGGTCGTCCTGGATCGCCATCGCCAGCATGGTCGACTGGCGCTGGACCGGCTACAACGCGATCATCTACCTGGCCGGCATGCAGACCATCCCGCGGGACCTGTACGAGGCCGCGTCCATCGACGGCGCGTCGCCGCGCCGGCAGTTCTGGAGCATCACGCTCCCGATGATCCGTCCCACGATCATCTTCACGGTCTTCATCTCCACCATCGGCGGGCTCACGCTGTTCGCCGAACCGGTCATGTTCGGCAGCAACCGAATGGAGGGTGGTAGCACCGGCCAATTCCAGACAATCGCCATGTACATCGTCAAAGAGGGCTTCCGGGACTTCGACTACGGGTACGCGGCGGCGGCCGCGTGGCTGCTGTTCGTGCTCATCCTGATCGGCGTGGCGATCAACTACACGTTCGTCCGCCGGATCGGAGGCACCAAGTGA
- a CDS encoding LacI family DNA-binding transcriptional regulator, with the protein MNGDRRSEARPTLEAVAARAGVGRGTVSRVINGSPKVSEKAREAVQQAIDELGYVPNRAARTLVTRRTDTVALVVSESEQRIFDEPFFAGIIRGIGSTLSETGLQLILTMAQSRHEHERLELYLTGQHVDGVLLISLHGADPLPGRLEEMGVPTVLGGRPVGFTPYSFVDMDNRAGARQAVKYLLGKGRRRIATIAGPQDMGVGVDRLAGYRDALLATGMPELVVFGDFSEASGKEAMTRLLDEHPTLDAVFTASDPMAIGAMQVIKERGKSIPEDIAVIGFDDSPISGHTVPPLTSIHQPLEDMGRQMAQLLVARINGERLEQPVVILDTHLVERGSA; encoded by the coding sequence ATGAACGGGGACCGCCGCTCGGAGGCGCGACCGACCCTTGAGGCGGTCGCCGCCCGCGCCGGGGTCGGCCGCGGCACCGTCTCGCGCGTCATCAACGGCTCACCCAAGGTGAGCGAGAAGGCTCGCGAGGCGGTGCAACAAGCGATCGACGAGCTCGGCTACGTGCCGAACCGGGCGGCGCGCACCCTGGTGACCAGGCGCACGGACACCGTGGCCCTGGTCGTGTCGGAGTCCGAGCAGCGGATCTTCGACGAGCCGTTCTTCGCCGGCATCATCCGCGGCATCGGCTCGACGCTGTCGGAGACGGGGCTGCAGCTCATCCTCACCATGGCGCAGTCGAGGCACGAGCACGAGCGGCTGGAGCTGTACCTCACCGGCCAGCACGTCGACGGTGTGCTGCTGATCTCGCTGCACGGCGCCGACCCGCTGCCGGGACGCCTGGAGGAGATGGGGGTGCCGACCGTGCTCGGCGGCCGGCCCGTCGGGTTCACCCCCTACAGTTTCGTCGACATGGACAACCGCGCCGGCGCGCGCCAGGCGGTCAAGTACCTCCTCGGCAAGGGACGCCGGCGCATCGCCACCATCGCGGGACCGCAGGACATGGGTGTGGGTGTCGACCGTCTGGCCGGCTACCGCGACGCGCTGCTGGCCACCGGCATGCCCGAGCTCGTCGTCTTCGGCGACTTCTCCGAGGCCAGCGGCAAAGAGGCGATGACCCGGCTGCTCGACGAGCACCCGACCCTGGACGCGGTGTTCACGGCCTCGGACCCGATGGCCATCGGCGCCATGCAGGTGATCAAGGAGCGCGGCAAGTCGATCCCCGAGGACATCGCGGTGATCGGCTTCGACGACTCCCCCATCTCCGGCCACACGGTGCCCCCGCTCACCAGCATCCACCAGCCGCTCGAGGACATGGGCCGGCAGATGGCCCAGTTGCTGGTCGCCAGGATCAACGGCGAACGGCTGGAGCAGCCGGTCGTCATACTGGACACCCACCTGGTCGAGCGCGGCTCGGCCTGA
- a CDS encoding GH1 family beta-glucosidase, producing the protein MPEPRFPSDFTWGAATSAYQIEGAVGEDGRGVSVWDTFCSVPGNVKDGATGAVAADHYHRYGEDLDLMAGLGLRGYRFSIAWPRVQPTGKGRPEQRGLDFYRRLVDGLRERGLTPMATLFHWDLPQALQDAGGWENRDTAERFAEYAEIVYDALDIRDWLTVNEPKTVVDCGYRWGVHAPGVQDEGRAFVALHHLLLGHGLASRVLHERHPGRRVGPALNLHPTYAADETDDDPALARAVRHRDGLENRVYLDPVFTGTYPADTLEWIAERSPMPRYIRDGDLDVISEPVDLLGVQYYNSQFLDREGNRVLKYPTAQLDWLEIHPRGLYDLLVRLRDEYPAVPIVITENGMCSPDEAGPDGRVDDPARVEFLRDHLDCVGDAIAAGVPVEGYCVWSFLDNFEWAEGYGPRFGIVHVDYETQRRTPKSSALWYRDVIAAGDVR; encoded by the coding sequence ATGCCAGAGCCACGTTTCCCCAGCGACTTCACCTGGGGTGCCGCCACGTCCGCCTACCAGATCGAAGGGGCCGTCGGCGAGGACGGCCGGGGGGTGTCGGTCTGGGACACCTTCTGCTCGGTGCCGGGCAACGTCAAGGACGGCGCCACCGGGGCCGTCGCCGCCGACCACTACCACCGCTACGGCGAAGACCTCGACCTGATGGCCGGGCTCGGGCTGCGCGGCTACCGGTTCTCCATCGCCTGGCCCCGCGTCCAGCCGACCGGCAAGGGCCGGCCGGAGCAGCGCGGCCTGGACTTCTACCGCCGCCTGGTGGACGGCCTGCGCGAGCGTGGCCTCACGCCGATGGCCACGCTGTTCCACTGGGACCTCCCCCAGGCCCTGCAGGACGCCGGCGGCTGGGAGAACCGGGACACCGCCGAGCGGTTCGCCGAGTACGCCGAGATCGTGTACGACGCGCTGGACATCCGGGACTGGCTCACCGTCAACGAGCCGAAGACCGTCGTCGACTGCGGCTACCGCTGGGGCGTCCACGCACCCGGCGTCCAGGACGAGGGCCGCGCGTTCGTGGCGCTGCACCACCTGCTGCTCGGCCACGGCCTGGCCTCCCGCGTGCTGCACGAGCGCCACCCCGGCCGCCGCGTCGGCCCGGCGCTCAACCTGCACCCCACCTACGCCGCCGACGAGACCGACGACGACCCGGCGCTCGCGCGCGCCGTGCGGCACAGGGACGGCCTGGAGAACCGCGTCTACCTGGACCCGGTCTTCACGGGGACCTACCCGGCCGACACCCTGGAGTGGATCGCCGAGCGCAGCCCGATGCCGCGGTACATCCGCGACGGGGACCTGGACGTGATCAGCGAGCCGGTGGACCTGCTCGGCGTGCAGTACTACAACTCGCAGTTCCTCGACCGCGAGGGCAACCGGGTGCTGAAGTACCCGACGGCGCAGCTCGACTGGCTGGAGATCCACCCGCGCGGCCTGTACGACCTGCTGGTGCGCCTGAGGGACGAGTACCCGGCCGTGCCGATCGTGATCACCGAGAACGGCATGTGCTCCCCCGACGAGGCGGGCCCCGACGGCCGCGTGGACGACCCGGCGCGCGTCGAGTTCCTGCGCGACCACCTCGACTGCGTCGGCGACGCCATCGCCGCCGGGGTCCCGGTGGAGGGCTACTGCGTGTGGTCCTTCCTGGACAACTTCGAGTGGGCCGAGGGGTACGGGCCGCGGTTCGGCATCGTCCACGTCGACTACGAGACCCAGCGGCGCACCCCGAAGAGCAGCGCGCTGTGGTACCGCGACGTGATCGCGGCCGGCGACGTCCGCTGA
- a CDS encoding carbohydrate ABC transporter permease, which produces MLTKIALGITVIVSIFPIYWMIIIASRTNTDAVSVPPILLPGGNLGENIARVLATEDAHFLQGLLNSLIVTSTVTISVVIISTFAGFAFARLHFRGRNLLLGSILITMMVPLQQMGIVPLYQLMVDLGWVGTLKAVILPYLLNGFGVFLMTQYTDQAVPEELVEAARVDGASTMRIWWNVILPAVRPGMAVLALQTFMLNWNEFMWPLIVLTPDNPTVQVSISFLTAAHTTDYVLIFTGTALSVLPLIVVFIAFGRQIVGGLMEGAVKA; this is translated from the coding sequence ATGCTCACCAAGATCGCCCTCGGGATCACGGTCATCGTCTCGATCTTCCCGATCTACTGGATGATCATCATCGCGTCGCGCACCAACACCGACGCGGTGTCGGTGCCGCCGATCCTGCTCCCCGGCGGGAACCTCGGTGAGAACATCGCGCGCGTGCTCGCCACCGAGGACGCGCACTTCCTGCAGGGCCTGCTGAACTCGCTGATCGTCACCAGCACCGTGACGATCTCCGTCGTGATCATCTCGACGTTCGCGGGTTTCGCCTTCGCCAGGCTGCACTTCCGCGGCAGGAACCTGCTGCTCGGCTCCATCCTGATCACCATGATGGTGCCGCTCCAGCAGATGGGCATCGTCCCGCTGTACCAGCTCATGGTGGACCTCGGCTGGGTCGGCACGCTCAAGGCCGTCATCCTGCCGTACCTGCTCAACGGTTTCGGCGTGTTCCTGATGACGCAGTACACCGACCAGGCCGTGCCGGAGGAGCTCGTCGAGGCGGCCCGCGTCGACGGCGCGTCCACCATGCGCATCTGGTGGAACGTCATCCTGCCGGCCGTACGGCCGGGTATGGCCGTGCTGGCGCTGCAGACGTTCATGCTGAACTGGAACGAGTTCATGTGGCCGCTGATCGTGCTCACCCCGGACAACCCGACCGTCCAGGTGTCCATCAGCTTCCTCACGGCGGCGCACACCACGGACTACGTCCTGATCTTCACAGGAACGGCCCTCTCGGTTCTCCCGCTCATCGTCGTATTCATCGCGTTCGGCCGGCAGATCGTCGGCGGACTCATGGAAGGTGCGGTCAAAGCGTGA